In the Flavobacterium acetivorans genome, one interval contains:
- a CDS encoding endonuclease III domain-containing protein, with protein MTKQERVTFVINTLKELYPSIPIPLDHKDPYTLLIAVLLSAQCTDVRVNQITPLLFAKADNPYDMIKMSVEEIKEIIKPCGLSPMKSKGIHGLSHILIDKHDGKVPQSFEYLEELPAVGHKTASVVMSQAFGVPAFPVDTHIHRLMYRWNLTNGKNVIQTEKDAKRLFPEELWNDLHLQMIWYGREYSPARGWNLDQDIITKTIGRKSVLDDYYKK; from the coding sequence ATGACTAAACAAGAACGGGTAACATTTGTTATAAATACGTTAAAAGAACTCTATCCCTCGATTCCAATCCCCTTGGATCATAAGGATCCTTATACGCTGCTGATTGCCGTTTTGCTTTCGGCACAATGCACTGATGTTCGTGTGAACCAAATTACCCCTTTGCTTTTTGCCAAAGCAGACAATCCGTATGACATGATCAAAATGTCTGTTGAAGAAATTAAGGAAATCATAAAACCTTGTGGCTTGTCGCCAATGAAATCTAAAGGAATTCACGGCTTATCCCATATTTTGATTGACAAGCATGATGGAAAAGTACCGCAAAGCTTTGAATATCTGGAAGAATTACCAGCTGTAGGCCATAAAACAGCTAGCGTGGTGATGTCGCAGGCTTTTGGTGTTCCTGCTTTCCCGGTAGATACTCACATTCACAGATTGATGTACCGATGGAATCTAACCAACGGAAAAAATGTAATACAAACCGAAAAGGATGCCAAACGTTTATTCCCAGAGGAACTATGGAATGACTTGCACCTGCAAATGATTTGGTACGGTAGAGAATATTCTCCTGCTAGAGGCTGGAATTTAGATCAGGACATTATTACCAAAACAATTGGAAGAAAATCAGTTTTGGATGATTATTATAAAAAATAA
- a CDS encoding RNA polymerase sigma factor, whose translation MIANIQISDALLVQNYVAGNEEALSTLIKRHESRIYGFIYSKISDRDISNDIFQDTFIKVIKTLKSNSYNEEGKFLPWVMRISHNLIIDHYRRTKKMPLFRETEDFSIFSVMTDDSISIESKLISDQIELDLKKLIEELPIDQKEVLVMRMYQDMSFKEISEITGVSINTSLGRMRYALLNLRKVIDKHQIVLTN comes from the coding sequence ATGATAGCTAATATTCAAATTTCGGATGCCTTATTGGTACAGAATTATGTAGCAGGAAATGAAGAAGCCTTGTCTACATTGATCAAGAGACACGAATCAAGAATTTACGGTTTTATATATTCCAAAATTTCAGATCGAGACATTTCAAACGATATTTTTCAAGACACTTTTATTAAAGTTATTAAAACTTTAAAGTCAAATTCCTATAATGAAGAAGGAAAATTTCTGCCTTGGGTCATGCGAATTTCCCATAATCTTATTATTGATCATTATAGAAGGACTAAAAAAATGCCATTGTTTAGAGAAACAGAGGATTTCTCTATTTTTTCAGTAATGACAGACGATTCAATTTCTATCGAAAGTAAGCTGATTTCCGATCAAATAGAATTAGACTTGAAAAAATTAATCGAAGAACTTCCTATCGATCAAAAAGAAGTTTTGGTAATGAGAATGTATCAAGACATGAGTTTTAAAGAAATTTCAGAAATTACCGGAGTCAGTATTAATACCTCATTAGGTAGAATGCGTTATGCTTTATTGAACTTAAGAAAAGTTATTGATAAGCATCAAATTGTTTTGACTAACTAA
- a CDS encoding glycoside hydrolase family 16 protein, with product MNNFLILLMVCSISLAQPKGKKLIWEENFNGKQLNESNWNIEQGDGCPNCGWGNNERQLYTDKSHQLVNGKLVITARKERNKYSSTRITTKGKKEFQYGYIEAKAKLPLGYGVWPAFWMLGANIDSVGWPKCGEIDILEYVGKEPKMVFNSLHTQDSHGNTINTKKTRIENIEAGYHLYAIDWTKNKIDFFVDNNLVYTFNPVEKTEATWPFNQDFYFVINMAIGGNFGGPDVDDAIFPQKFILDFIKVYQ from the coding sequence ATGAATAATTTTTTAATCTTGCTAATGGTATGTTCGATTTCTTTGGCACAGCCAAAAGGAAAAAAATTAATATGGGAAGAAAACTTTAATGGGAAACAATTAAATGAAAGCAATTGGAATATTGAACAAGGAGATGGTTGCCCCAATTGTGGTTGGGGCAATAATGAGCGCCAATTGTATACCGATAAGAGTCATCAGCTGGTTAACGGAAAATTAGTAATTACCGCTAGAAAGGAAAGGAATAAATACTCGTCTACCCGAATCACGACAAAAGGGAAAAAAGAATTTCAATACGGTTACATTGAAGCCAAAGCTAAACTGCCTTTAGGTTATGGTGTTTGGCCGGCATTCTGGATGCTGGGAGCTAATATTGACAGCGTGGGCTGGCCTAAATGTGGCGAAATAGATATTCTGGAATATGTAGGTAAAGAACCTAAAATGGTGTTTAACTCTTTACATACACAAGACAGTCACGGTAATACAATTAATACAAAGAAGACCAGGATAGAAAATATTGAGGCGGGATATCATTTGTATGCCATAGATTGGACTAAAAATAAAATTGATTTTTTTGTGGATAACAATTTAGTCTATACTTTTAATCCAGTTGAAAAAACCGAAGCGACTTGGCCTTTTAATCAAGATTTCTATTTTGTAATTAATATGGCCATAGGGGGTAATTTTGGAGGTCCTGATGTCGATGACGCTATCTTTCCTCAAAAATTTATCTTAGATTTTATAAAAGTATACCAATAG
- the bglX gene encoding beta-glucosidase BglX — MTVIKKVSFVLATIVVIGCGQKIIKPKAVFSQKDILETRVDSILKLMTLEEKIGQLNQYNGFWEITGPTPKEGQAAKKYADLKNGLVGSMLNVKGVKDVRALQKIAVEETRLGIPLIFGFDVIHGFKTISPIPLAEAASWDLAEIKKSAAIAAEEAASVGLNWTFAPMVDISRDARWGRVMEGAGEDPYLGSQIAIARVQGFQGDDLTARNTILACAKHFAAYGFSESGRDYNTVDVGESTLQNVIFPPFKAAVDAGVRTFMNSFNELNGIPATGNKYLQRDILKDDWKFDGFVVSDWGSINEMIAHGYAKDSKQAAEIAINAGSDMDMESSAYVEYLSALVKEGKVKESTIDDAARRILRVKFELGLFDNPYLYCDENYEKETVGKAAFQEGVLEMAKKSIVLLKNEKELLPLKKSGQKIVVIGALANDKTSPLGSWRIAADDNSAVSLLEGLQNYKGNQLTYVKGADLTEGRTQFIWETKINTTDKSGFAEAMAAAKTADVVIMSLGEHGLQSGEGRSRTDIGLPGVQQELLEEVYKVNPNIVLVLNNGRPLAIPWADAHIPAIVEAWQLGTQSGNAIAQVLYGDYNPSGKLPMTFPRNVGQVPIYYNYKNTGRPVMNEPESVFWSHYIDEKNTPLYPFGYGLSYTQFEYSNMELSQKYFSDDGSIEVSVNVKNTGKYTGKEVVQLYIRDLFASITRPVLELKGFEMIELQPNQTKKVSFIINKKTIEFFTANSKWEAESGDFKVFLGGSSAKTLEADFQYKNN; from the coding sequence ATGACAGTAATTAAAAAAGTATCATTTGTCTTAGCGACAATTGTAGTAATAGGCTGTGGCCAAAAAATAATCAAACCTAAAGCAGTGTTTTCTCAAAAAGATATTTTGGAAACCAGAGTAGATTCGATTTTAAAATTGATGACTTTGGAAGAGAAAATTGGCCAACTCAACCAATACAATGGTTTTTGGGAAATTACAGGACCAACTCCCAAAGAAGGGCAGGCAGCTAAGAAATATGCTGATTTAAAAAATGGTTTGGTAGGTTCGATGCTAAACGTAAAAGGAGTAAAAGACGTAAGAGCTTTGCAGAAAATTGCGGTTGAAGAAACCCGATTAGGGATTCCTTTAATTTTCGGGTTTGATGTGATTCATGGGTTCAAAACCATTAGTCCGATTCCGTTAGCAGAAGCGGCTAGTTGGGATTTAGCTGAAATAAAAAAATCAGCGGCTATTGCTGCTGAAGAAGCGGCTTCGGTAGGGCTCAATTGGACTTTTGCTCCTATGGTCGATATTTCTCGTGATGCCCGTTGGGGCAGAGTAATGGAAGGTGCTGGAGAGGATCCTTATTTAGGAAGCCAAATTGCAATCGCTCGAGTACAAGGATTTCAAGGGGATGATTTAACAGCAAGAAACACCATTTTGGCTTGTGCCAAACATTTTGCAGCTTATGGCTTTTCGGAGTCGGGAAGAGATTACAATACAGTTGATGTTGGGGAATCTACTTTGCAAAATGTTATTTTTCCTCCTTTTAAAGCGGCGGTGGATGCAGGTGTAAGAACGTTCATGAACTCATTTAATGAATTAAACGGAATTCCTGCTACAGGAAATAAGTATTTGCAAAGAGATATTTTAAAAGACGATTGGAAATTTGATGGTTTTGTCGTTTCAGACTGGGGTTCAATTAATGAAATGATTGCCCACGGTTATGCCAAGGACAGTAAGCAAGCTGCCGAAATTGCTATTAATGCAGGTTCGGATATGGATATGGAATCCAGTGCTTATGTGGAATATTTATCGGCTTTAGTAAAAGAGGGAAAAGTAAAAGAAAGCACAATTGATGATGCTGCCAGAAGAATTCTGAGAGTGAAGTTTGAATTGGGTTTATTTGATAATCCGTATTTGTATTGTGATGAAAACTACGAGAAAGAAACGGTTGGTAAGGCAGCTTTTCAGGAAGGAGTTCTGGAAATGGCCAAAAAATCAATTGTACTATTAAAAAATGAAAAGGAGCTTTTGCCACTTAAAAAATCAGGACAAAAAATAGTCGTTATTGGAGCATTGGCAAACGATAAAACCAGTCCGCTGGGAAGTTGGCGCATTGCTGCTGATGATAATTCGGCAGTTTCTTTGTTAGAAGGATTACAAAATTATAAAGGAAACCAACTCACTTACGTTAAAGGTGCAGACCTAACTGAAGGAAGAACCCAATTTATTTGGGAAACTAAAATTAATACTACAGATAAAAGTGGATTTGCTGAAGCTATGGCTGCTGCTAAAACCGCCGATGTAGTGATTATGTCTTTAGGCGAACATGGCTTGCAATCTGGGGAAGGAAGAAGCAGAACCGATATCGGGCTACCAGGAGTGCAGCAGGAATTATTGGAAGAAGTATATAAGGTGAACCCTAATATTGTTTTGGTGTTAAATAATGGCCGTCCACTAGCGATTCCATGGGCTGATGCTCATATTCCGGCTATTGTTGAAGCCTGGCAATTAGGAACACAAAGCGGTAATGCCATTGCTCAAGTTTTATACGGCGATTACAATCCGAGTGGAAAATTGCCGATGACCTTTCCTCGAAATGTGGGGCAAGTGCCTATTTATTACAATTATAAAAACACAGGTCGCCCTGTAATGAATGAACCTGAAAGCGTTTTCTGGTCGCATTATATTGATGAAAAAAATACGCCTTTGTATCCTTTTGGTTATGGGTTGAGTTACACTCAATTTGAATATTCTAATATGGAATTAAGTCAGAAATATTTCTCTGATGATGGCAGCATTGAAGTTTCAGTGAATGTCAAAAACACGGGGAAATACACTGGTAAAGAAGTTGTTCAGTTATATATACGTGATTTGTTTGCTTCGATAACACGTCCTGTATTAGAATTAAAAGGGTTTGAAATGATAGAATTACAGCCTAACCAAACTAAAAAAGTTAGCTTTATCATCAATAAAAAAACAATTGAATTCTTTACAGCTAATTCGAAATGGGAAGCTGAATCAGGTGATTTTAAAGTGTTCTTAGGTGGTAGTTCTGCAAAAACATTAGAAGCTGATTTTCAATATAAAAATAACTAA
- a CDS encoding family 16 glycosylhydrolase: MKKIIVKIVYVFVLLLMVNCQEDNIAFGELNAPTNLNVTVEIVGKTTALPNGDGSGTVRFTTTADDAISYKYIYGDGVTENSPGGIVEHGFTTVGVNTYTVTVIAYGKGGVATNETVEVTVFSNFSDERSTQFLTGGTTTGKKWYLAASEKGHLGVGQNDGDATKNYFANYYQAEPFEKSATCFYDGDYTFALVNGKIEYKQDNKGNTFFHNSYKSVAGGTNGGDDACLPYSTAGTKIVALSPSTSVVSKNPIETRVTTGTVMNFSDGGFMGYYAGATQYEILSITENRMVVRLVQANNTALAWYLIFTTTMPTSTSEPDYTVLKFSDEFNTDGAPDPTKWSYDLGTGSNGWGNNEAQSYTNASDNVIVAGGNLKITAKKVGSSYTSARLKTESKFDFTYGKVEVRAKLPSGGGTWPAIWMLGSDYATNTWPGCGEIDIMEHKGNEPNVIHGTLHYPGNSGGNANGNTKTITNASTEFHVYKTIWSPASVKIYVDDVLFHTVANTSSLPFNKDFFMILNVAMGGTFGGTIDPAFSQSSMEVDYVRVYQ, encoded by the coding sequence ATGAAAAAAATAATAGTAAAAATAGTATATGTTTTTGTCCTTCTATTGATGGTCAATTGTCAGGAGGATAATATAGCTTTTGGAGAATTAAACGCTCCAACTAATCTAAATGTTACAGTAGAAATAGTTGGAAAAACGACTGCACTACCTAATGGAGATGGTTCTGGGACTGTTAGGTTTACCACTACAGCAGATGATGCCATTTCCTATAAATATATCTATGGTGATGGCGTTACAGAGAATTCTCCAGGAGGTATTGTAGAACATGGTTTTACAACAGTTGGTGTAAACACTTATACTGTAACAGTAATTGCTTATGGCAAAGGAGGTGTAGCTACAAATGAAACAGTAGAGGTTACCGTTTTTAGTAACTTTAGCGACGAAAGATCTACACAGTTCCTTACTGGTGGTACAACCACAGGGAAAAAATGGTATTTAGCTGCATCTGAAAAAGGGCATCTTGGCGTTGGACAAAATGATGGTGATGCTACTAAAAATTATTTTGCTAATTATTACCAAGCAGAGCCATTTGAAAAATCAGCAACTTGTTTCTATGATGGAGATTATACTTTTGCTCTGGTAAACGGTAAAATTGAATACAAACAAGATAACAAAGGAAATACCTTTTTTCACAACTCTTATAAAAGTGTGGCAGGCGGAACAAATGGGGGTGACGATGCATGTTTACCGTATAGTACAGCAGGAACCAAAATTGTTGCTTTAAGCCCTTCCACTTCGGTTGTTTCTAAAAATCCAATAGAGACAAGAGTGACCACAGGAACAGTAATGAATTTTTCTGATGGAGGCTTTATGGGGTATTATGCGGGAGCGACACAATACGAAATTTTATCAATTACTGAAAATAGAATGGTAGTGCGCTTAGTCCAAGCAAATAATACAGCACTAGCTTGGTATTTAATATTTACTACTACTATGCCAACTTCAACTTCTGAGCCAGACTATACTGTTTTAAAATTCTCAGATGAATTTAACACTGATGGAGCACCTGATCCTACTAAGTGGTCTTATGATTTAGGTACGGGTAGTAATGGCTGGGGTAATAACGAAGCGCAAAGTTATACCAATGCTTCCGACAATGTCATTGTTGCTGGTGGGAATTTGAAAATTACCGCTAAAAAAGTAGGTTCATCATACACATCGGCAAGATTAAAAACAGAAAGTAAATTTGATTTTACTTATGGAAAAGTTGAGGTTAGGGCTAAATTACCGTCAGGTGGCGGAACTTGGCCGGCAATCTGGATGCTGGGTTCAGATTATGCAACTAATACATGGCCAGGTTGTGGAGAAATAGATATAATGGAACATAAAGGGAATGAACCAAATGTGATTCATGGTACTTTACATTATCCTGGTAACTCTGGTGGGAATGCAAACGGAAATACTAAAACGATTACTAATGCTTCGACAGAATTTCATGTTTATAAAACAATCTGGTCTCCGGCATCAGTGAAAATCTATGTAGATGATGTCTTATTTCATACGGTGGCAAATACAAGTTCTTTACCATTCAATAAGGACTTTTTCATGATTTTAAATGTGGCAATGGGAGGGACTTTTGGAGGAACGATTGACCCAGCATTTAGTCAATCTTCAATGGAAGTAGACTATGTGAGGGTATATCAATAA
- a CDS encoding RagB/SusD family nutrient uptake outer membrane protein — MKKYLFITLITITVFATMTSSCSDDFVDRPVEYSIDSENYFNSKSDYENAVIAAYDLLQSTFINVLMGEIASDNTFAGGNSPTDVIGYQQIDQMIHSPVNENLKQLWDWMFAGVQRANYILEFKDKTDFEGKNKIIAEARFLRAYYQFELVKWFGGIPMKGDARFSPGDETSIPRSSVVEVYASIQNDLIYAAENLPSIPAQKGRATSGAALALLGKAYLYDKKYDLAADTFGKLIGTNSYHLIQTTDLTPQQISAGLTPFGSIFEEAGENGAESVFEIQYTDVEGASYGQLQYSEGNVAVGFAGPFGYVGPVYADGNNFNLPTPKIVNAFEAGDSRKAVTILDMVAWIAQNPGTSYTKQNQDTGYFNRKYIPRKRRPEAAGDVKLTSPNNYRAIRYADVLLMAAEAYNKSTTANDVLARKYLNEVRARAFGDNDHNITASGAALADFIQAERRVELAGEGIRFFDLVRTGKAAQEIPGFTAGKNELFPIPIEEIQFANGNWDQNPNYN, encoded by the coding sequence ATGAAAAAGTATCTATTTATTACCCTAATAACGATAACTGTTTTTGCTACAATGACTAGCTCTTGTAGTGATGATTTTGTTGATCGTCCTGTTGAATATTCGATTGATTCAGAGAATTATTTTAATTCTAAATCTGATTATGAAAATGCTGTAATTGCAGCCTATGATTTATTACAGTCTACTTTTATTAATGTTTTAATGGGCGAAATAGCCTCTGATAACACATTTGCCGGAGGAAACAGTCCAACTGATGTTATAGGCTACCAACAAATTGACCAAATGATTCACAGTCCTGTGAATGAAAATTTAAAACAACTTTGGGACTGGATGTTTGCAGGAGTTCAAAGAGCTAATTATATCCTTGAATTCAAAGATAAAACTGATTTCGAAGGGAAAAATAAAATTATAGCCGAAGCCCGTTTTCTAAGAGCTTACTATCAATTTGAGTTGGTAAAATGGTTTGGAGGTATCCCAATGAAAGGAGATGCAAGATTTTCTCCAGGAGACGAAACTTCAATACCACGCTCATCAGTTGTAGAGGTCTATGCTTCTATTCAGAATGACTTAATATATGCCGCTGAAAATTTGCCATCGATTCCTGCACAAAAAGGGAGAGCCACAAGCGGCGCAGCTCTAGCTTTACTGGGAAAAGCGTATTTATACGATAAAAAATATGATCTAGCAGCAGATACTTTTGGAAAATTAATTGGGACTAATAGTTATCATTTAATTCAAACTACAGATTTGACACCACAGCAAATAAGCGCAGGTTTGACCCCTTTTGGAAGTATTTTCGAAGAGGCTGGTGAAAACGGAGCTGAATCTGTTTTTGAAATTCAGTACACTGATGTTGAAGGAGCTAGTTATGGACAATTACAATATAGCGAAGGGAATGTTGCAGTAGGTTTTGCTGGTCCTTTTGGATATGTTGGCCCTGTATATGCTGATGGTAACAACTTTAATTTACCTACTCCAAAAATTGTTAATGCATTTGAAGCAGGTGATTCAAGAAAAGCGGTAACCATTTTAGATATGGTAGCCTGGATCGCACAAAATCCAGGTACAAGTTACACGAAACAAAATCAAGATACGGGTTATTTTAATAGAAAATACATTCCTAGAAAGAGAAGACCAGAAGCTGCTGGAGATGTTAAATTGACAAGTCCAAATAATTATAGAGCCATTCGCTATGCTGACGTTCTTTTGATGGCTGCCGAAGCTTATAACAAAAGTACCACAGCAAATGATGTCTTAGCTCGTAAGTATTTGAATGAAGTAAGAGCTAGAGCTTTTGGAGACAATGATCACAATATTACAGCCTCAGGAGCAGCCTTAGCTGATTTTATCCAAGCAGAGAGAAGAGTAGAATTGGCAGGTGAAGGGATCCGTTTCTTCGATTTAGTGAGAACTGGTAAAGCGGCCCAAGAAATCCCAGGATTTACAGCAGGAAAAAACGAACTTTTTCCAATACCAATAGAAGAAATTCAATTTGCTAACGGAAACTGGGATCAAAATCCTAATTACAATTAA
- a CDS encoding SusC/RagA family TonB-linked outer membrane protein, with amino-acid sequence MKSNYLLIIFLFLSAFGSAQSFDIGGTVKEKNSGLSIPGVNIQILNSTKSTATDFDGKFTLKGIPSGSVVVFTFIGYKTFEYKVTATDTNLNITLSEDSKALDEVIVIGYGSQKKKEVTGAVSTVDSKTLEILKPVKIEQALQGTISGVNVTSQSGSPGAALDIRIRGIATNGDAKPLTIIDGYIGELGLLNPNDVETITVLKDAQAAIYGSAAANGVILVTTKTGKKNSVGKIAYNTYTGFQETSRTLPTLNATEYALLLNESYANSGNTIPYANVSGLGKGTKWQDKTLSTGVPIISHDLTFSGGSDKITYSVSGSHLDQEGIVGKAKSGFLRNTARVSLGADVTDNLKLKTNVIYTYFDRKTLPENGNASVLLNAVNAPSNLSPYDSSGNFTVFPGGSLGNEMINPLAQIANTYNDYNFKQINGNFGLDYKFTPAFVLSSTIGFKTANSESKSFSPILDYGSGKVFNTTRSSVSQNAVNDNSYSFDLFATYTKTIAENHKLVGVVGNTIYKEYGNGLFATGYDVPNNSWEYADIQLANGAPAPGTVPVGSYIYDERRLSYFGRLQYDFKGKYLLSGMIRRDASTKFGPGNKVGYFPSVTAGWVISDEGFFGESSIVNFLKLRGSYGIVGNDAIPNNGYISQLTGEASYVFDGTLVNGRASGQIPNPNLKWEEAKKFDVGVDMNLFNNKINIVADYFIDTRTDLLIPGIPVSGISGGQAPGASNPTINAGTVRNEGIEFAVNYNNSFSDDFNMSLGYNVTVLRNNVTYMGTPFIAGGSFGIGQQAPSRMEVGHSIGYFYGLKTNGVFQNQQEVNDAPSQVELGVAASPGDIRYVDVNGDGKINFDDRTDIGDPIPTATMGFNMQFNYKALDFSMYTFASVGNNMVRNYESIAPDANRLNYVLGRWTGEGTSNSIPRVTTAATTNNLFSDYFVEDASYVRIQNIQLGYSLNPNWIEKVGMTKLRLYAGVNNLYTFTKYKGFDPGASNGAPIGGGIDYGFYPTPRTYMLGLNINF; translated from the coding sequence ATGAAGTCGAACTATCTATTAATTATTTTTCTATTTCTCTCCGCTTTTGGTTCCGCCCAAAGTTTTGATATTGGAGGAACTGTAAAAGAAAAAAACTCTGGTTTATCGATACCAGGAGTTAACATTCAAATTTTAAACAGTACTAAAAGTACCGCTACTGATTTTGATGGAAAATTTACTTTAAAAGGAATTCCGTCCGGTTCTGTTGTAGTTTTTACATTTATAGGATATAAAACATTTGAATATAAAGTAACAGCTACTGATACTAATTTGAATATTACTTTATCAGAAGATTCAAAAGCTTTAGATGAAGTTATAGTAATAGGGTACGGAAGTCAAAAAAAGAAAGAGGTTACCGGAGCAGTTTCTACTGTGGATAGTAAAACCTTAGAAATATTGAAACCTGTAAAAATAGAACAAGCCTTACAAGGAACAATATCAGGTGTAAATGTTACTTCACAATCAGGTTCTCCAGGAGCTGCTTTAGATATACGTATTAGAGGTATTGCTACTAATGGTGATGCAAAGCCACTAACTATCATAGATGGGTACATTGGAGAGTTGGGGCTATTGAATCCTAATGATGTTGAAACTATAACTGTTTTAAAGGATGCACAGGCTGCTATTTATGGTTCTGCCGCAGCAAATGGAGTAATCTTAGTAACCACTAAAACGGGTAAAAAGAATTCTGTAGGTAAAATAGCCTATAATACGTATACTGGTTTCCAAGAAACTTCGCGCACTTTACCAACATTAAATGCTACGGAATATGCTTTATTGCTTAATGAAAGTTATGCGAATAGCGGTAATACAATTCCATATGCGAACGTTAGCGGACTTGGTAAAGGAACAAAGTGGCAGGATAAAACGCTAAGTACAGGGGTGCCTATCATTAGTCATGATTTAACGTTTTCGGGAGGATCGGACAAGATTACGTATTCTGTTAGTGGTTCGCACTTAGATCAAGAAGGAATTGTAGGGAAGGCAAAATCTGGATTTTTAAGAAATACTGCAAGAGTTTCTTTAGGGGCAGATGTGACTGACAATCTAAAGTTAAAAACAAATGTGATTTATACTTATTTTGATAGAAAAACCTTGCCTGAAAATGGGAATGCTTCAGTACTATTAAATGCGGTAAACGCACCATCTAATCTTAGTCCTTATGATTCATCAGGTAATTTCACAGTGTTTCCCGGAGGTTCTTTAGGAAATGAAATGATCAACCCTTTAGCTCAAATTGCCAATACTTACAATGATTATAACTTTAAGCAAATAAACGGGAATTTTGGATTGGATTATAAGTTCACTCCGGCCTTTGTATTAAGTAGTACCATTGGATTTAAGACTGCAAATAGCGAATCAAAAAGCTTTTCTCCAATACTAGATTACGGTAGTGGTAAAGTGTTTAATACCACACGTAGTTCGGTTTCTCAAAATGCAGTTAACGACAACAGCTATTCTTTTGATTTATTTGCTACATATACTAAAACTATAGCTGAAAACCATAAACTAGTAGGTGTAGTGGGGAATACTATTTACAAAGAATATGGTAACGGTTTATTTGCTACTGGCTATGATGTACCTAATAATTCATGGGAGTATGCCGATATTCAGTTGGCTAACGGGGCTCCTGCACCGGGAACAGTACCTGTAGGGTCTTATATATATGACGAAAGAAGGTTGTCTTATTTTGGGAGATTACAATACGATTTTAAAGGCAAATACCTTTTATCAGGAATGATACGACGTGATGCTTCAACTAAATTCGGACCAGGTAATAAAGTAGGTTATTTTCCTTCGGTAACCGCTGGTTGGGTAATTTCTGATGAAGGATTTTTTGGGGAATCATCCATTGTGAATTTCTTGAAATTAAGAGGCAGTTATGGTATAGTAGGAAATGATGCTATTCCAAATAATGGCTACATTTCTCAGCTTACGGGCGAAGCTAGCTATGTTTTTGATGGTACTCTGGTAAATGGTCGCGCTAGTGGTCAAATTCCGAATCCGAATCTTAAATGGGAAGAGGCAAAGAAATTTGATGTAGGAGTAGATATGAATTTGTTTAATAACAAAATAAATATAGTAGCTGATTATTTTATTGATACTAGAACAGATTTGCTAATTCCAGGTATTCCAGTTTCAGGTATTTCAGGGGGACAAGCTCCTGGAGCTTCAAATCCTACGATAAATGCAGGAACAGTTAGAAACGAAGGAATTGAATTTGCTGTAAATTACAACAATAGTTTTTCAGACGATTTTAATATGAGTTTAGGATACAATGTGACTGTTCTTAGAAACAACGTAACCTACATGGGGACACCATTTATTGCAGGTGGATCATTTGGTATCGGTCAACAAGCACCTTCAAGAATGGAAGTAGGTCATTCCATAGGGTATTTTTATGGTTTGAAAACAAATGGTGTTTTTCAAAATCAACAAGAAGTTAATGATGCCCCTTCTCAAGTTGAGCTTGGAGTAGCAGCATCTCCTGGAGATATTAGATATGTTGATGTCAATGGTGATGGGAAAATTAATTTTGATGACAGAACAGATATAGGAGATCCAATCCCTACAGCAACAATGGGTTTCAATATGCAGTTTAATTACAAAGCACTTGATTTTTCTATGTACACCTTTGCTTCTGTAGGAAACAATATGGTTCGTAATTATGAAAGTATTGCACCAGATGCCAATCGTTTAAATTATGTTTTAGGCAGATGGACTGGGGAAGGAACTAGTAATAGCATTCCTAGAGTTACCACAGCAGCTACAACTAATAATTTGTTTTCTGATTATTTTGTAGAAGATGCGTCCTATGTAAGAATCCAAAATATCCAACTAGGGTACTCTTTGAATCCAAACTGGATAGAAAAAGTTGGCATGACTAAGTTACGCCTATATGCGGGAGTAAATAACCTTTACACTTTTACAAAATACAAAGGATTTGATCCTGGAGCTTCTAATGGTGCCCCTATTGGAGGCGGAATCGATTATGGTTTCTATCCTACTCCAAGAACGTATATGTTAGGTTTAAACATTAATTTTTAA